The proteins below are encoded in one region of Rhizobacter sp.:
- a CDS encoding diguanylate cyclase yields the protein MDMTNSPRAEAVPAALAKAALRRLVMDKQEPTPENYARAYHQEAGTTPPAGPPVAGAVGEKQESAAQADALAKLIERVVRGVQRGGRQWTTARKKDSLQRVLSSSRSDVNRLQQRLNQLLNGWESDTIDGAVDPEAAAMEVEQPWADPTQPAPLMELPGGAPAPATDSTPVWHDVMQALSGTLQQALPAPPAPSAELADELAALVRRIRERGPTVGQSDELDQLCKRATRALAHRQHLIEQLGTLCGELTASLVELAEDQSWAQGQSEAMRDEIGQGLTSRSVKSVSELLHHTREHQRQLRVERAKAQDQLKQLITRMLAELGELGSQTGRFHENIGRYADVIEQADSLESLAGVVREMVEESRTVQSLVKVAQGKLQYEHERATGLSERVVELETELRRLSEEVSTDQLTKIANRRGLLQAFDAERARQGRDGSTLSIGLLDIDNFKKLNDELGHNAGDVALKSLAEVVSKTLRPTDMVARYGGEEFVVLLPNTPVNEGEQILTRLQRSLSGGLFMHEDKRIFVTFSAGVTAYRPGERIEVALERADEALYEAKRTGKNRTCIN from the coding sequence ATGGACATGACCAATTCGCCGCGCGCCGAGGCCGTGCCGGCCGCGCTCGCCAAAGCGGCGCTGCGCCGGCTGGTGATGGACAAGCAGGAGCCCACGCCCGAAAACTACGCGCGTGCCTACCACCAGGAAGCCGGCACCACGCCGCCTGCCGGGCCACCGGTTGCTGGCGCCGTGGGCGAGAAGCAGGAGTCGGCCGCGCAGGCCGATGCGCTCGCCAAGCTCATCGAGCGGGTGGTGCGCGGCGTGCAGCGCGGCGGTCGCCAATGGACCACCGCCCGCAAGAAAGACAGCCTGCAGCGTGTGCTCTCCAGCTCGCGTAGCGATGTGAACCGCCTGCAGCAGCGCCTCAACCAGCTGCTCAACGGCTGGGAGAGCGACACCATCGACGGTGCCGTCGACCCCGAAGCGGCGGCGATGGAGGTCGAACAGCCCTGGGCCGACCCGACGCAGCCTGCGCCGCTGATGGAGCTGCCGGGCGGGGCGCCGGCGCCGGCCACCGACAGCACGCCCGTCTGGCACGACGTGATGCAGGCCCTGAGTGGCACCTTGCAGCAGGCGCTGCCGGCGCCCCCCGCGCCGAGCGCCGAGCTGGCAGATGAACTCGCCGCCCTCGTGCGGCGCATCCGCGAGCGGGGCCCGACCGTCGGCCAGAGCGACGAACTCGACCAGCTCTGCAAGCGCGCCACCCGGGCGCTGGCCCACCGCCAGCACCTGATCGAACAGCTCGGCACACTCTGCGGCGAACTCACCGCGAGCCTCGTCGAGCTGGCCGAAGACCAGAGCTGGGCGCAAGGCCAGAGCGAGGCCATGCGCGACGAGATCGGCCAGGGCCTCACCTCGCGCAGCGTCAAGTCGGTGAGCGAGCTGCTGCACCACACGCGCGAACACCAGCGCCAGCTGCGCGTGGAGCGCGCCAAGGCGCAAGACCAGCTCAAGCAACTCATCACCCGCATGCTCGCCGAGCTGGGCGAACTCGGCTCGCAGACTGGCCGCTTCCACGAGAACATCGGCCGTTATGCCGACGTGATCGAGCAAGCCGATTCGCTGGAGAGCCTGGCGGGCGTGGTGCGCGAGATGGTGGAAGAAAGCCGCACCGTGCAGTCGCTCGTGAAGGTGGCGCAGGGCAAGCTGCAATACGAGCACGAGCGAGCCACCGGGCTCTCGGAGCGCGTGGTCGAGCTCGAGACCGAGCTGCGCCGCTTGTCGGAAGAAGTGTCGACCGACCAGCTCACCAAGATCGCCAACCGGCGAGGCCTCTTGCAGGCCTTCGATGCGGAGCGCGCACGCCAGGGGCGCGATGGTTCCACGCTGTCGATCGGCCTGCTCGACATTGACAACTTCAAGAAGCTCAACGACGAACTCGGCCACAACGCCGGCGACGTGGCGCTCAAGTCGCTCGCCGAGGTGGTGAGCAAGACCCTGCGGCCCACCGACATGGTGGCGCGCTACGGCGGCGAAGAGTTCGTGGTGCTCTTGCCCAACACGCCGGTGAACGAAGGCGAGCAGATCCTGACGCGCCTGCAGCGCTCGCTCTCGGGCGGGCTCTTCATGCACGAAGACAAGCGCATCTTCGTCACCTTCTCGGCCGGCGTGACGGCCTATCGGCCGGGCGAGCGCATCGAAGTGGCGCTGGAGCGCGCCGACGAGGCCTTGTACGAGGCCAAGCGCACCGGCAAGAACCGCACCTGCATCAACTAA
- a CDS encoding EAL domain-containing protein: MLVQPKVLLVDDDEVNLLLTAIALRERGFSITEATSGERAIQLLADWLPDVVVLDALMPGLDGFQTCAELRNLPGFESLPVLMLTGLDDDASITRAYEAGATDFFVKSTQWSLLAGRLRYLLRSSRTRLELERSKAKLARAQDLARMGSFDWRVGQGSPVFSIEGLRVFGMGPGDQVSMRGLLRMIPSENREGFMLVLHDVFRHSSVLATDLPVVLPDGRQQRIIHIEAEPEFNEHGNLSGYTGIVQDVTDRRMAEDKIRHLANFDALTGLPNRRQLIWRAERALEHARRLNHPVALLLIDLDRFKVINDTLGHGAGDELLMEVSRRLRSCVRHSDQVMETSVESMGSRSHRSLEAVGRLGGDEFVALLPEVSDESDAERVADRILDVMREPIFVGGQECFVTASVGIAMFPRDGATVADLMRSSDVAMYSVKAQGRNAALLYRPALAGKGREKLELESALHKAIERNELVLHYQPKVDVRGAKMVGVEALMRWQRGSMLVPPGDFIPLAEETGLIIPLSEWAIREAARQARLWQDSFGFADSIAVNLPNRLFERTDLVEHIHQAVTSYGVPHHAIELEITETGLMKDLQNVIPSLHRLNEIGVEISIDDFGTGYSSLAYLTTLPISELKIDRSFVRDLGMTPQSSAVVTAIIALARSLGLRVIAEGVENMRQMEVLHRLGCVVMQGFLFSKAQPPDVLEQWLEQTVLPRKAPWIVNADESNAAESLRAAIEARSRFGTPQGGNV; this comes from the coding sequence ATGCTCGTCCAGCCCAAGGTGCTGCTGGTCGACGACGACGAAGTCAACCTCCTGCTCACCGCCATCGCCCTGCGCGAGCGTGGCTTCTCCATCACCGAGGCCACGAGCGGTGAGCGCGCCATCCAGCTGCTGGCCGACTGGCTGCCCGACGTGGTGGTGCTCGACGCCCTGATGCCCGGGCTCGACGGCTTCCAGACCTGCGCCGAGCTGCGCAACCTGCCGGGCTTCGAATCGCTGCCGGTGCTGATGCTGACCGGCCTCGACGACGACGCCTCCATCACCCGCGCCTATGAAGCCGGCGCCACCGACTTCTTCGTCAAGTCCACCCAGTGGAGCCTCTTGGCGGGCCGCCTGCGCTATTTGCTGCGCTCCTCGCGCACCCGGCTCGAACTCGAGCGCAGCAAGGCCAAGCTGGCCCGCGCGCAAGACCTGGCCCGCATGGGCAGCTTCGACTGGCGCGTGGGGCAGGGCAGCCCGGTGTTCTCGATCGAAGGCCTGCGCGTCTTCGGCATGGGGCCCGGCGACCAGGTGAGCATGCGCGGCCTGCTGCGCATGATCCCGAGCGAAAACCGCGAAGGCTTCATGCTGGTGCTGCACGATGTCTTCCGCCACAGCTCGGTGCTCGCCACCGACCTGCCGGTGGTGCTGCCCGATGGGCGGCAGCAGCGCATCATCCACATCGAAGCCGAGCCCGAGTTCAACGAGCACGGCAACCTGTCGGGTTACACCGGCATCGTGCAAGACGTGACCGACCGGCGCATGGCCGAAGACAAGATCCGCCACCTGGCGAACTTCGATGCGCTCACCGGCCTGCCCAACCGCCGCCAGCTGATCTGGCGCGCCGAGCGCGCGCTCGAGCACGCCCGCCGCCTCAACCACCCCGTCGCGCTGTTGCTGATTGACCTTGACCGCTTCAAGGTCATCAACGACACGCTGGGCCACGGCGCGGGCGACGAGCTGCTGATGGAAGTCTCGCGCCGGCTGCGCTCGTGCGTGCGGCACTCCGACCAGGTGATGGAAACCTCGGTCGAGTCGATGGGCTCGCGCTCGCACCGTTCGCTCGAAGCCGTGGGCCGCCTGGGCGGCGATGAATTCGTGGCGCTCTTGCCCGAGGTGTCGGACGAGAGCGACGCCGAGCGCGTGGCCGACCGCATCCTCGACGTGATGCGCGAGCCGATCTTCGTGGGCGGGCAGGAGTGCTTCGTCACCGCCTCGGTGGGCATCGCGATGTTCCCGCGCGACGGCGCGACGGTCGCCGACCTGATGCGCAGTTCCGACGTCGCCATGTACTCGGTGAAGGCGCAAGGGCGCAATGCCGCGCTCTTGTACCGCCCGGCACTGGCCGGCAAGGGCCGCGAGAAGCTCGAGCTGGAAAGCGCGCTGCACAAGGCCATCGAGCGCAACGAGCTGGTGTTGCACTACCAACCGAAGGTGGATGTGCGCGGCGCCAAGATGGTGGGCGTGGAAGCGCTGATGCGCTGGCAGCGCGGCAGCATGCTGGTGCCGCCGGGCGACTTCATCCCGCTGGCCGAAGAAACCGGCCTCATCATTCCGCTCAGCGAATGGGCGATCCGCGAGGCAGCACGCCAGGCGCGGCTGTGGCAAGACAGCTTCGGCTTCGCCGACTCCATCGCGGTCAACCTGCCCAATCGCCTCTTCGAACGCACCGACCTGGTCGAGCACATCCACCAGGCCGTCACCAGCTACGGCGTGCCGCACCATGCGATCGAACTCGAGATCACCGAGACGGGCCTGATGAAGGACCTGCAGAACGTGATCCCGTCGCTGCACCGGCTCAACGAGATCGGCGTCGAGATCTCGATCGACGACTTCGGCACCGGCTACTCGTCGCTCGCCTATCTCACCACGCTGCCGATCAGCGAGTTGAAGATCGACCGCTCCTTCGTGCGCGACCTCGGCATGACGCCGCAAAGCTCGGCCGTCGTCACCGCCATCATCGCGCTCGCCCGCTCGCTCGGCCTGCGCGTGATCGCCGAAGGCGTGGAGAACATGCGCCAGATGGAAGTGCTGCACCGCCTCGGTTGCGTGGTGATGCAGGGCTTCCTCTTCAGCAAGGCCCAGCCACCCGATGTGCTGGAGCAGTGGCTCGAGCAGACCGTGTTGCCGCGCAAAGCGCCGTGGATCGTCAACGCCGACGAATCCAACGCGGCCGAGTCGCTGCGGGCGGCGATCGAGGCGCGTTCGCGCTTCGGCACGCCGCAGGGCGGCAACGTCTGA
- a CDS encoding response regulator, whose product MPPLNARWLLLGLAAFAAAVSLAEAAELARWFALFSVASLGAAMLLPRVPVGSADGFADSVMRDSSFAPTTTLPDIEPGRDYFHTLVENMPASLYVFSVDAERRVLNINTHAEREFDVRRSDVVGKTLKEALGRRVAALAEPAMAEALTRQGAVEHSFVLTDKQHGGRRVVGARYFALRDAHGQPTLLIALARDVTQAREAETELQRARDAAEHASQAKSQFLASMSHEIRTPMNGILGMTELLLGTKLSDKQRRFVQSVYRSGESLLEIINDILDFSKIEAGKLELAEIDFSLRGVVEDTLELLAPRAHEKGLELSFREEPGLPQGVRGDPLRLRQILTNLVANAIKFTEHGEVVVTLAMAPGQPVGRLVFGVHDTGIGIEAEAIPKLFSSFTQGSVGMARRYGGTGLGLSISRQLVELMGGQIEVRSQPGVGSHFTFVLPLPEVQADPATLGLDLATMPRLRILVVEDNETNRIVLDNMLTAWGMEVVLAEDGRHGLDILQGKTGVDPHFDLALVDMQMPRLDGMGVALALQASGLHPHMKMVMLSSVSTPDDVRAAHQAGFHRFVPKPVRKAELRQAILGISASISDVDRLTPRLNAHILVVEDNVVNQEVIGQMLRSLGCRVQLSSGALAGLRAMCEKRFDLVLMDIQMPGMDGVEALNWFRRGTAGRFNFLTSADTPIIAVTANALGGDEERFLGLGFDDYLSKPFRQSQLLAMLTRHLRPAAPAGSSDGGMPAPSAPASAAASDGGVLDAGALERLRELDPSGENHLMERVVSAFESSVGRLMPQLEDALNGNELGGIRHVAHTLKSSSASIGAMKLSRMCSDLETRARNEQSDGMAERIAQLQAEVEVVRVALKSVLGA is encoded by the coding sequence ATGCCCCCGCTGAATGCTCGTTGGTTGCTGCTGGGCCTGGCCGCGTTTGCCGCCGCGGTCTCGCTCGCCGAAGCGGCGGAGCTGGCGCGCTGGTTCGCGCTGTTTTCCGTGGCGTCGCTGGGTGCGGCCATGCTGCTGCCGCGTGTGCCGGTGGGGTCGGCCGACGGGTTTGCCGATTCGGTGATGCGCGACAGCAGCTTCGCGCCGACGACCACGCTGCCCGACATCGAGCCCGGCCGTGACTACTTCCACACTTTGGTGGAAAACATGCCGGCGAGCCTCTACGTCTTCAGCGTCGACGCCGAACGCCGTGTGCTCAACATCAACACCCACGCCGAGCGCGAGTTCGACGTGCGCCGAAGCGACGTGGTGGGCAAGACGCTCAAGGAAGCGCTCGGCCGCCGCGTGGCGGCGCTGGCCGAGCCGGCGATGGCCGAGGCGCTCACGCGCCAGGGTGCCGTCGAACATTCCTTCGTGCTGACCGACAAGCAGCACGGCGGCAGGCGGGTGGTGGGGGCACGCTACTTCGCGCTGCGCGACGCGCACGGCCAGCCCACGCTGCTCATCGCCCTGGCGCGTGACGTGACGCAGGCCCGCGAGGCCGAAACCGAGCTGCAGCGCGCACGCGACGCCGCCGAGCACGCGAGCCAGGCCAAGAGCCAGTTCCTGGCCAGCATGAGCCACGAGATCCGCACACCGATGAACGGCATCCTCGGCATGACCGAGCTGCTGCTGGGCACGAAGCTCTCTGACAAGCAGCGCCGCTTCGTGCAGTCGGTGTACCGCTCGGGCGAGTCGCTGCTGGAAATCATCAACGACATCCTCGACTTCTCGAAGATCGAGGCCGGCAAGCTGGAGCTGGCCGAGATCGACTTCTCGCTGCGCGGCGTGGTCGAAGACACGCTGGAGCTGCTGGCGCCGCGCGCCCACGAGAAGGGCCTGGAGCTGAGCTTCCGCGAGGAGCCCGGCCTGCCGCAGGGGGTGCGCGGCGACCCGCTGCGGCTGCGCCAGATCCTCACCAACCTGGTGGCCAACGCCATCAAGTTCACCGAGCACGGCGAGGTGGTGGTCACGCTCGCCATGGCGCCCGGCCAGCCGGTAGGCCGGCTCGTCTTCGGCGTGCACGACACCGGCATCGGCATCGAGGCCGAGGCCATCCCCAAGCTCTTCAGCTCCTTCACCCAGGGCAGCGTGGGCATGGCCCGGCGCTACGGCGGCACGGGGCTGGGCTTGTCGATCTCGCGCCAGCTGGTCGAGCTGATGGGTGGCCAGATCGAGGTGCGCAGCCAGCCGGGCGTGGGCTCGCATTTCACCTTCGTGCTGCCGTTGCCCGAGGTGCAGGCCGATCCGGCCACGCTGGGTCTGGACCTCGCCACGATGCCGCGCCTGCGCATCCTCGTGGTCGAAGACAACGAGACCAACCGCATCGTGCTCGACAACATGCTCACCGCCTGGGGCATGGAGGTGGTGCTGGCCGAAGACGGCCGCCACGGCCTCGACATCCTGCAGGGCAAGACCGGCGTCGACCCCCATTTCGACCTGGCGCTCGTGGACATGCAGATGCCCCGGCTCGACGGTATGGGCGTGGCCTTGGCGCTGCAGGCCTCGGGGCTTCACCCGCACATGAAGATGGTCATGCTCTCGTCGGTGTCTACCCCAGACGATGTGCGGGCTGCCCATCAGGCGGGTTTTCACCGATTCGTGCCCAAGCCCGTGCGCAAAGCCGAGCTCCGCCAGGCCATTCTGGGGATTTCTGCCTCGATTTCAGACGTCGACCGATTGACGCCGCGGTTGAACGCACACATCCTTGTCGTGGAAGACAATGTGGTGAACCAGGAAGTGATCGGGCAGATGCTGCGGTCACTCGGGTGCCGGGTGCAGCTCAGCTCCGGTGCGCTGGCCGGGCTGCGCGCAATGTGCGAAAAGCGGTTCGACCTGGTGCTGATGGACATCCAGATGCCGGGCATGGACGGCGTGGAGGCGCTCAACTGGTTCCGGCGCGGGACGGCCGGGCGATTCAATTTCCTCACATCAGCGGATACTCCGATCATTGCGGTCACGGCCAATGCCTTGGGGGGCGACGAAGAACGCTTCCTGGGCCTGGGCTTCGATGACTACCTGTCCAAACCCTTTCGCCAGAGCCAACTGCTTGCCATGCTGACTCGACACCTGCGCCCTGCGGCACCTGCTGGATCCAGCGACGGTGGCATGCCTGCTCCGTCAGCCCCGGCCAGCGCAGCGGCGAGCGACGGTGGCGTGCTCGACGCCGGCGCCCTGGAGCGCCTGCGCGAACTCGACCCGAGCGGTGAAAACCACCTCATGGAGCGTGTGGTGAGCGCCTTCGAAAGCTCGGTCGGCCGCCTGATGCCGCAACTCGAAGACGCACTCAACGGCAATGAGCTCGGGGGTATTCGGCACGTGGCCCACACGTTAAAGTCGTCTTCCGCCAGCATCGGAGCGATGAAGCTTTCCAGAATGTGCTCGGACCTCGAAACCAGAGCCCGCAACGAACAATCCGACGGCATGGCCGAGCGCATTGCGCAGCTGCAGGCGGAAGTCGAGGTCGTTCGCGTGGCGCTGAAAAGCGTGCTGGGTGCCTGA